In the Qipengyuania pelagi genome, one interval contains:
- the purF gene encoding amidophosphoribosyltransferase, producing MNITHPFHDADGDHLREECGVFGAINATDAAAATALGLHALQHRGQEAAGICSFDGQEFYSRRGLGHVAENFSSSEAIGELPGFMAAGHVRYSTTGGSGLRNIQPLYADLAAGGFAVAHNGNISNAMTLRADLVQRGAIFQSTSDTEVIIHLVATSRYPTMVDKLIDALRLLEGAYALIVMTPEGMIACRDPLGIRPLVMGKIGDAILFASESVAFDVVGAEMVREVEPGELIKVDFDGNVDSLHPFGNHRPRPCIFEHVYFSRPDSFFAGRSVYEARKAIGAELAMEKPVEADLVVPVPDSGVPAAIGYAQASGIPFELGIIRSHYVGRTFIQPSDGARHAGVKRKHNANRELVRGKRIVLIDDSIVRGTTSLSIVEMMRDAGATEVHFRVASPPTAHSCFYGVDTPERSKLLAARMQLEPMRQFIKADSLAFVSIDGLYRAVGEGPRKSACPQFCDACFTGDYPTSLTDLRKREDDQRQLSLPVGKVA from the coding sequence ATGAACATCACCCATCCCTTCCATGACGCGGACGGCGATCACCTGCGCGAAGAATGCGGTGTGTTCGGCGCCATCAACGCAACCGACGCCGCCGCCGCGACCGCGCTGGGCCTCCACGCGCTCCAGCATCGCGGGCAGGAAGCGGCGGGGATTTGCAGCTTCGACGGGCAGGAATTCTATTCGCGCCGGGGCCTCGGCCACGTGGCCGAGAATTTCTCGAGCTCCGAAGCGATCGGCGAACTGCCCGGCTTCATGGCGGCAGGGCACGTCCGCTATTCCACCACGGGCGGATCGGGCCTGCGCAATATCCAGCCGCTCTACGCCGATCTCGCCGCGGGTGGATTCGCTGTCGCCCATAACGGCAATATCTCGAACGCGATGACGCTGCGCGCCGATCTGGTGCAGCGTGGCGCGATCTTCCAGTCGACCTCCGATACCGAGGTCATCATCCACCTCGTCGCAACCAGCCGCTACCCCACCATGGTGGACAAGCTGATCGACGCGCTGCGCCTCCTCGAAGGGGCCTATGCGCTGATCGTGATGACGCCCGAGGGGATGATCGCCTGTCGCGATCCGCTCGGCATCCGTCCCCTCGTCATGGGCAAGATCGGCGATGCGATTCTCTTCGCGAGCGAAAGCGTCGCCTTCGACGTGGTCGGCGCGGAAATGGTCCGCGAGGTCGAGCCGGGCGAACTGATCAAGGTGGATTTCGACGGCAATGTCGATTCGCTCCATCCCTTCGGCAATCACCGCCCGCGCCCGTGCATTTTCGAGCACGTCTATTTCAGCCGCCCCGACAGCTTCTTCGCCGGTCGCAGCGTGTATGAGGCGCGCAAGGCTATCGGCGCGGAACTCGCCATGGAAAAGCCGGTCGAGGCCGATCTGGTCGTGCCGGTGCCCGACAGCGGCGTGCCTGCCGCGATCGGTTATGCCCAGGCCTCGGGCATCCCGTTCGAACTCGGCATCATCCGCTCGCACTATGTCGGGCGCACCTTCATCCAGCCCAGCGACGGCGCGCGCCATGCCGGCGTCAAGCGCAAGCACAACGCCAACCGCGAATTGGTGCGCGGCAAGCGCATCGTCCTCATCGACGATTCGATTGTCCGCGGCACGACCAGCCTCTCCATCGTCGAGATGATGCGCGATGCGGGCGCGACCGAAGTTCACTTCCGCGTCGCCAGCCCGCCCACCGCGCATAGCTGTTTCTACGGCGTCGACACACCCGAACGCTCCAAGTTGCTCGCCGCGCGAATGCAGCTCGAACCGATGCGCCAGTTCATCAAAGCGGACAGCCTCGCCTTCGTATCGATCGACGGGCTCTATCGCGCCGTCGGCGAAGGACCGCGCAAATCCGCCTGTCCGCAATTCTGCGATGCGTGTTTCACGGGCGACTATCCCACCTCGCTGACCGATCTGCGCAAGCGCGAGGACGATCAGCGCCAGCTCTCGCTTCCTGTCGGAAAGGTCGCCTGA
- a CDS encoding SDR family NAD(P)-dependent oxidoreductase gives MADKALEGRTVLVTGSSKGIGAATAKALAAQGAHVILTGRDVRALEAVEDAIHEAGGASTIAPVDLTETDGIARLASAIAGRWDTLDGLVIAAAYLPTLTPVTQIDAKQFGQAITTNILATQALLAAFDPLLKRADAAKVIGLTSSVGETPRAYWSAYASTKAAFDNLLESYAQEVEKVSKVCVAILDPGATRTSMRAKAYPGEDPKTVKEPDVVADRIVELMVNGFDSAHRERVSEPD, from the coding sequence ATGGCCGATAAAGCTCTTGAGGGTCGCACCGTCCTCGTCACCGGATCGAGCAAGGGGATAGGCGCCGCGACGGCGAAGGCGCTCGCTGCACAGGGCGCGCATGTGATCCTGACCGGTCGCGACGTGCGCGCGCTGGAAGCGGTCGAGGATGCGATCCACGAAGCGGGCGGCGCGTCCACCATCGCGCCCGTCGACCTGACCGAGACGGACGGGATAGCCCGCCTCGCCAGTGCGATCGCGGGCCGTTGGGACACTCTTGACGGGCTGGTGATCGCCGCCGCCTATCTGCCCACGCTGACCCCGGTCACCCAGATCGACGCCAAGCAGTTCGGCCAGGCGATCACGACCAATATTCTCGCCACCCAGGCCCTGCTCGCGGCGTTCGACCCGCTGCTGAAGCGCGCCGATGCGGCCAAGGTTATTGGCCTGACCAGCAGCGTCGGCGAGACCCCGCGCGCCTATTGGTCCGCCTATGCCAGTACCAAGGCGGCTTTCGACAACCTGCTCGAAAGCTACGCGCAGGAGGTCGAAAAGGTCAGCAAGGTCTGCGTCGCGATCCTCGACCCCGGCGCCACGCGCACGTCGATGCGGGCCAAGGCCTATCCGGGCGAGGACCCCAAGACGGTCAAGGAACCGGATGTCGTGGCCGACCGGATCGTGGAGCTGATGGTTAACGGCTTCGACAGCGCCCATCGAGAGCGGGTGTCCGAACCGGATTAA
- a CDS encoding PilZ domain-containing protein: MSLVSSDRYAIAAQEDRCAPRTRLTIPVRMRVSGASAFETVVQDLSIGGFSAATISRMYEGQICWLTLPGLESRQAQVVWWNACTVGCAFDELLSPIVHEAILARYAREE; this comes from the coding sequence GTGTCTCTGGTCTCTTCCGATCGCTACGCCATCGCCGCCCAGGAAGATCGCTGCGCCCCGCGCACGCGGCTCACCATTCCCGTGCGGATGCGCGTCTCGGGCGCCAGTGCTTTCGAAACCGTGGTGCAGGACCTGTCGATCGGCGGCTTCTCCGCCGCGACGATCAGCCGGATGTATGAAGGCCAGATCTGCTGGCTGACTCTGCCGGGTCTCGAATCGCGACAGGCGCAGGTCGTGTGGTGGAATGCCTGCACGGTCGGATGCGCCTTCGATGAACTGCTCAGCCCGATCGTCCACGAAGCGATCCTCGCCCGCTACGCACGCGAGGAGTGA
- a CDS encoding serine hydrolase domain-containing protein has protein sequence MMRAFLKGVAALALSGASAGCTTMGAHTAEPAAIVTQSVPETMASLDPADSILFWSAERRSAAFREMEGLFPGLEAAQTGPVRELPRGTPLDAETMAEARAFMAQTDAAGLMVLRDGKVAFQEYALGFRPDERWTSFSVAKSFTSTLLGAAIADGAIESVDQLVTDIIPALAGTAYDGVTVGQIATMTSGVRWNEDYTDPNSDVAKMLAVTPVPGESQAITYARTLTREAPAGEKWVYKTLETNLLGLIVEEATGRSLADYAGEKIARPAGFAGKLFWMQDLTGGNIAGCCISLRLSDYARFGQFVLEGGDGVVPQDWFARATAPSVPFENAPGFGYGYQWWTYPGAFGAQGIFGQAITVVPEKNLVVAVVSNWPTATSSANRNAFRALVDRIAAE, from the coding sequence ATGATGCGCGCATTTCTTAAAGGGGTCGCGGCGCTGGCGCTGTCAGGGGCGTCGGCTGGATGCACGACCATGGGGGCCCACACGGCGGAGCCCGCCGCGATCGTCACCCAATCGGTGCCCGAGACGATGGCCAGCCTCGATCCGGCCGATTCGATCCTGTTCTGGAGTGCGGAGCGCCGCTCCGCCGCCTTCCGCGAGATGGAAGGCCTCTTCCCCGGCCTTGAAGCGGCGCAGACCGGTCCGGTCCGCGAATTGCCGCGAGGCACCCCGCTGGACGCCGAGACCATGGCTGAGGCGCGGGCCTTCATGGCGCAGACAGATGCGGCGGGGCTGATGGTGCTGCGCGACGGCAAGGTCGCGTTCCAGGAATATGCGCTCGGCTTCCGGCCTGACGAGCGTTGGACCAGCTTCTCGGTCGCCAAGAGCTTCACCTCCACCCTCCTTGGCGCGGCCATCGCGGATGGCGCGATCGAGAGTGTCGACCAGCTGGTGACCGACATCATCCCGGCGCTGGCGGGCACGGCGTATGACGGCGTCACCGTGGGCCAGATCGCGACGATGACCTCGGGCGTGCGATGGAACGAGGATTATACCGACCCAAACAGCGACGTCGCCAAGATGCTGGCAGTCACCCCGGTGCCGGGCGAATCGCAGGCGATCACCTATGCTCGCACGCTGACGCGCGAAGCCCCGGCGGGCGAGAAATGGGTCTACAAGACTCTGGAGACCAATCTGCTCGGCCTGATCGTGGAAGAGGCGACGGGTCGCAGCCTGGCCGATTATGCGGGCGAGAAGATCGCGCGTCCGGCAGGGTTCGCGGGCAAACTGTTCTGGATGCAGGACCTGACGGGCGGCAATATCGCCGGCTGCTGCATCTCCCTGCGCCTGTCCGACTACGCGCGCTTCGGCCAGTTCGTCCTTGAAGGGGGTGACGGTGTCGTGCCGCAGGACTGGTTCGCGCGCGCCACCGCACCCTCCGTCCCGTTCGAAAACGCGCCCGGCTTCGGCTATGGATACCAGTGGTGGACCTATCCCGGGGCCTTCGGTGCGCAGGGGATCTTCGGTCAAGCCATCACGGTGGTGCCGGAAAAGAACCTCGTGGTCGCCGTGGTCAGCAATTGGCCAACCGCGACCAGCAGCGCCAATCGCAATGCCTTCAGAGCGCTCGTAGATCGAATCGCGGCGGAATGA
- a CDS encoding SAM-dependent methyltransferase — protein sequence MDMPTSQAGQQRGERLTSGAQRFARKPGLVARLVAPGFAKVLDRIDAALVSGALHATLPDESRRILGGRAPGFECDVDLRSWNALVRLASNGSVGWYQAWEAGEWASPDPVPLFALFMQHATRLGDTARAKGPFRHALKLAHFWNRNTHQGAQRNIAAHYDLGNDFYAAWLDPTMSYSSALIVAGDSLEAAQKRKWAALSGRIGDAQTVLEIGCGWGALAGDLAKRGSDVTAISLSDEQLAWARERHAGPDFRKQDYRDVTGQFDAIVSVEMVEALGREYWPTFLDCIVHNLKPGGRAVIQYISMRDDLFDAYAQSADFIQAYIFPGGLLIRTSEFRALAQARGLVWRDQVDFGIDYAETLREWREDFDRAEREGRLPTGFDRAFCDLWRYYLMYCEGGFRGGGIDVHQVTLVKGERE from the coding sequence ATGGATATGCCGACCAGCCAGGCTGGACAACAGCGGGGCGAGCGCCTGACGAGCGGAGCGCAGCGGTTCGCGCGCAAGCCCGGTCTTGTGGCGCGATTGGTGGCGCCGGGATTCGCAAAGGTGCTCGACCGGATCGATGCGGCGCTGGTTTCCGGCGCGCTCCATGCGACACTCCCCGATGAATCTCGGCGTATACTGGGCGGCCGGGCGCCGGGCTTCGAATGCGATGTAGACCTCAGAAGCTGGAACGCCCTTGTCAGGCTCGCCAGCAATGGGTCTGTCGGCTGGTATCAGGCCTGGGAAGCGGGCGAATGGGCGAGCCCCGATCCGGTGCCGCTGTTCGCCCTGTTCATGCAGCACGCCACCCGGCTGGGCGACACCGCGCGCGCGAAGGGTCCGTTCCGCCACGCGCTGAAACTCGCCCATTTCTGGAACCGCAACACGCATCAAGGCGCCCAGCGCAACATCGCGGCCCATTACGATCTGGGCAATGATTTCTACGCCGCGTGGCTCGATCCGACGATGAGCTACTCCTCCGCGCTGATCGTGGCGGGAGATTCGCTGGAAGCGGCGCAGAAGCGCAAATGGGCTGCCTTGTCGGGCCGGATCGGGGATGCGCAAACCGTGCTCGAGATCGGATGCGGCTGGGGTGCCCTTGCTGGCGATCTGGCGAAGCGGGGCAGCGATGTCACCGCGATCAGCCTTTCGGACGAGCAACTCGCCTGGGCGCGCGAACGCCATGCGGGGCCGGATTTCCGCAAGCAGGATTATCGCGATGTCACCGGGCAATTCGACGCCATCGTCAGCGTCGAGATGGTCGAGGCGCTGGGTCGCGAATACTGGCCCACTTTCTTGGACTGCATCGTGCATAATCTGAAACCGGGCGGGCGCGCGGTGATCCAGTATATTTCCATGCGCGACGATCTGTTCGATGCGTATGCGCAGAGCGCGGATTTCATCCAGGCCTATATCTTTCCCGGCGGCCTTTTGATCCGCACCAGCGAATTTCGCGCGCTGGCCCAAGCGCGCGGGCTCGTCTGGCGCGATCAGGTGGATTTCGGAATCGATTACGCCGAAACGCTGCGCGAATGGCGCGAGGATTTCGATCGTGCCGAGCGCGAGGGGCGTCTGCCGACAGGGTTCGATCGCGCGTTCTGCGATCTGTGGCGCTATTACCTGATGTATTGCGAAGGGGGATTTCGCGGCGGCGGGATCGATGTCCACCAGGTTACGCTGGTGAAAGGGGAGAGAGAATGA
- a CDS encoding FAD-binding domain-containing protein — MSTLQIVWLRRDLRMKDQPALHAAAQAGPVIPVFVYDEERGGDHAYGAASKWWLHHSLESFGRSLGKRRAKLVLRKGDAPQVLAAIAAQTGAAAIHAMRHYEPWWKEAEDELRDALGDECELCLYDGNYLLPPGSVTTNSGDPYKIYTPFSKAMLDRMPPRDPLPEPETIHSPDDWPDSDDLEDWDLLPTKPDWAGGIRDFWEVGEDAAHDRLDWWAGEVEKYDDGRNLPSVDHTSRLSSHLHWGEISPATVWHRLKDKRSDGWKTFAKEVIWRDYTQNVIDQFPDYPRESYRDYDERTLWRNPKAGHLIAEDLECWQRGMTGYPVVDAGMRQLWKTGWMHNRVRMICASFLVKHLLIDWRYGERWYWDCLVDADYGNNGVNWQWISGTGVDSNMFSRIMAPLTQSEKFDAGDYIREYVPELADMDDYCIHDPPDDRRGDYPVKMIAHKEARERALEAYRASKD, encoded by the coding sequence ATTTCCACGCTACAGATAGTCTGGTTGCGGCGCGATCTGCGCATGAAGGATCAGCCCGCGCTCCATGCGGCGGCGCAGGCGGGTCCGGTCATTCCCGTCTTCGTTTATGACGAAGAGAGAGGCGGCGACCATGCCTATGGGGCTGCGTCCAAATGGTGGCTGCACCATTCGCTCGAAAGCTTCGGAAGATCGCTCGGCAAACGCCGCGCGAAACTCGTGCTGCGCAAGGGTGACGCCCCGCAAGTGCTCGCCGCCATCGCCGCGCAGACAGGGGCCGCCGCGATCCATGCGATGCGCCATTACGAACCGTGGTGGAAGGAGGCCGAGGACGAGCTGCGCGATGCGCTTGGCGACGAGTGCGAACTCTGTCTCTATGACGGCAATTACCTGCTTCCGCCCGGCAGCGTCACGACCAATTCGGGCGATCCCTACAAGATCTACACGCCGTTCTCGAAGGCTATGCTCGACAGGATGCCGCCGCGCGATCCCCTGCCGGAACCCGAGACGATCCATTCGCCGGACGACTGGCCTGACAGCGACGATCTTGAGGATTGGGATCTGCTGCCCACCAAACCCGACTGGGCCGGCGGGATTCGCGATTTCTGGGAAGTGGGCGAAGATGCCGCCCACGACCGGCTCGACTGGTGGGCAGGCGAGGTCGAGAAATACGACGATGGGCGCAATCTCCCCTCGGTCGATCATACCAGCCGGCTTTCGTCGCACCTGCACTGGGGCGAAATCAGCCCCGCGACTGTGTGGCACCGGCTGAAGGACAAACGTTCCGACGGGTGGAAGACCTTCGCCAAGGAAGTGATCTGGCGCGATTACACCCAGAACGTGATCGACCAGTTTCCCGATTACCCGCGCGAGAGCTATCGCGATTACGACGAGCGGACCTTGTGGCGTAATCCGAAGGCCGGGCATCTGATCGCTGAGGATCTCGAATGCTGGCAAAGGGGGATGACCGGTTATCCGGTGGTCGATGCCGGGATGCGCCAGTTGTGGAAGACGGGCTGGATGCACAACCGCGTCCGCATGATCTGCGCCAGCTTCCTCGTCAAACATCTGCTGATCGACTGGCGCTATGGCGAAAGATGGTATTGGGATTGCCTTGTCGATGCCGATTACGGGAATAACGGCGTCAACTGGCAGTGGATTTCGGGCACGGGCGTGGACAGCAACATGTTCAGCCGCATCATGGCTCCGCTTACGCAAAGCGAGAAGTTCGACGCGGGTGACTATATCCGCGAATACGTGCCCGAACTCGCCGATATGGACGATTATTGCATCCACGATCCGCCCGACGACAGGCGTGGCGATTACCCGGTCAAGATGATTGCGCACAAGGAAGCGCGCGAGCGGGCGCTGGAGGCCTATCGGGCGAGCAAGGACTAG
- a CDS encoding metal-dependent hydrolase produces the protein MDNLTHSLVGALIGQAGLKRKTGLAMPALIIGANLPDVDAACFLWLDGVEHLGFRRGITHGPPAWVLLPLVLAAILWGFDRWQSKRGKRPEGRLPVSFKWLYLLSLLGCLTHPALDWLNVYGIRLLEPFSSRWFYGDTLFIIDPFLWLLLGFATWFSLRREKRGGNWRRPARIALAVGLGYIGLNSAITYSAEHGASEGPTGNATVIASPPPLRSWDREMITGGNGLYAVDGEALPGIPLDRCDLAAARARDPQVEAFLFWSRTPFVVPEEDGSYTLYDARFYDPRSRGRFSVALADGVCEEPPPG, from the coding sequence CTGGACAATCTCACCCATTCGCTTGTCGGCGCGCTGATCGGGCAGGCGGGGCTGAAGAGGAAGACCGGGCTCGCCATGCCCGCGCTGATCATCGGCGCGAACCTGCCCGATGTGGATGCGGCGTGTTTCCTGTGGCTGGACGGGGTCGAGCATCTGGGATTTCGGCGCGGGATCACGCATGGCCCGCCCGCCTGGGTGCTGCTGCCGCTGGTCCTGGCCGCGATCCTGTGGGGATTCGATCGCTGGCAGAGCAAACGCGGCAAGCGGCCGGAAGGGCGGCTGCCGGTCAGCTTCAAATGGCTTTATCTGCTGAGCCTGCTCGGCTGCTTGACCCACCCCGCGCTCGATTGGCTGAATGTCTATGGCATCCGCCTGCTCGAACCGTTTTCGAGCCGCTGGTTCTATGGCGACACTTTGTTCATCATCGACCCGTTCCTGTGGCTGCTGCTCGGGTTTGCGACCTGGTTTTCGCTGCGGCGGGAAAAGCGCGGGGGAAATTGGCGCAGGCCGGCACGGATCGCGTTGGCGGTCGGGCTCGGATATATCGGGCTCAACAGTGCGATCACTTACTCCGCGGAGCATGGCGCATCCGAGGGGCCGACCGGGAATGCCACCGTGATCGCCAGCCCGCCGCCGCTGCGATCCTGGGATCGGGAGATGATTACCGGAGGGAACGGGCTGTATGCCGTCGATGGTGAGGCCTTGCCCGGCATCCCTCTCGATCGCTGCGACCTCGCAGCGGCAAGGGCGCGCGATCCGCAGGTCGAAGCTTTCCTGTTCTGGTCGCGCACGCCCTTCGTGGTGCCGGAGGAGGACGGGTCCTACACGCTGTACGATGCGCGTTTCTACGATCCGCGTAGTCGCGGGCGGTTCTCGGTCGCGCTCGCGGATGGCGTTTGCGAGGAACCTCCGCCCGGCTAG
- a CDS encoding phosphatase PAP2 family protein: MRLSTLKTYLHREQRLLIGLGIGGALAALFIKLAGEMSEGETEAFDIAILKALRVPGDLSTPIGPAWLLNSMRDLTALGGVTVLTLVTLLAIAFLLLRGRWHHALYTAMAIGGGAIMGRILKALFARERPEIVPHLVEVHSLSFPSGHSMNSAIVYLTLAVLVARGYEERRTRSFVIGAAALLVFVIGVSRVYLGVHYPSDVLGGWTVGAAWALLTGLIATNLQQRNRIEGPDEDSETV; encoded by the coding sequence ATGCGACTTTCCACTCTCAAGACATACCTCCACCGCGAACAGCGATTGCTGATCGGTCTCGGCATCGGCGGCGCCCTGGCCGCTCTCTTCATCAAGCTCGCGGGCGAGATGAGCGAGGGTGAGACCGAGGCCTTCGATATCGCCATCCTCAAGGCCCTGCGGGTGCCGGGCGACCTTTCGACGCCGATCGGCCCGGCATGGCTGCTCAATTCGATGCGTGATCTGACCGCGCTGGGCGGAGTGACCGTCCTGACACTGGTGACCCTGCTTGCGATCGCCTTCCTGCTGCTGCGCGGGCGTTGGCATCATGCGCTTTACACCGCGATGGCGATCGGCGGCGGAGCGATCATGGGCCGGATCCTCAAAGCCCTGTTTGCGCGCGAGCGGCCCGAAATCGTGCCGCATCTGGTCGAGGTGCATTCGCTCAGCTTCCCGAGCGGCCATTCGATGAACAGCGCGATCGTCTATCTGACGCTCGCCGTGCTGGTCGCGCGCGGTTACGAGGAACGCCGCACGCGCAGCTTCGTGATCGGAGCCGCCGCGTTGCTGGTGTTCGTGATCGGCGTCTCCCGCGTCTATCTCGGCGTGCATTATCCCAGCGACGTGTTGGGCGGCTGGACCGTGGGCGCCGCCTGGGCTCTGCTCACGGGCCTGATCGCGACCAATCTCCAGCAGCGCAATCGGATCGAAGGACCGGACGAGGACTCCGAGACCGTCTGA